A stretch of Treponema vincentii F0403 DNA encodes these proteins:
- a CDS encoding DUF262 domain-containing protein, whose translation MSLQQEIEEKASKIFRDSYQMSIGELLNLYRDGELDIHPEFQRVFRWNDFQKTKLIESIMLNIPIPPIFVSQNEKGIWDVVDGVQRLSTIFQFVGLLKNEEGKKIENLKLLPTDYLPSFDSVQWETENEKESFTAEQRLFFKRSRIDVNIVKKESDPNTKYELFQRLNTGGSFLSDQEVRSCLMIMTNHDYYNFIVKLSKNPDFNNTVPITDRKIDEQYLLELILRLLVPAVLDDNKINAYQEISDLLDKMTIKLCKENSNKGEIEEAFSKTFKLLNETEGEGVFKTFKDGRHSGPFLTAAYQGIAYGVFCNISNIGKLSNNKKWLSEKISNFYKEDTFTKNMKPGTKSVPRFKDLSNFGKVFFRP comes from the coding sequence ATGTCATTACAACAAGAAATTGAGGAAAAAGCAAGTAAAATATTTCGTGATTCATACCAAATGTCTATAGGGGAATTACTTAACTTATATAGAGACGGCGAGCTAGATATCCATCCTGAATTTCAACGTGTTTTTCGGTGGAATGATTTTCAAAAAACAAAACTAATAGAATCAATTATGCTCAATATTCCAATCCCTCCCATCTTTGTCAGTCAAAATGAAAAAGGCATTTGGGATGTAGTAGATGGGGTGCAGCGTCTTTCAACAATATTCCAATTTGTTGGGTTATTAAAAAATGAAGAAGGAAAGAAAATTGAAAATCTAAAATTATTACCGACCGATTACTTACCGTCTTTTGATTCTGTTCAATGGGAAACAGAGAATGAAAAAGAATCATTTACTGCAGAACAAAGATTATTTTTTAAACGTTCTCGTATTGATGTAAACATTGTAAAAAAGGAAAGTGATCCAAATACAAAATATGAATTATTTCAACGTTTAAATACAGGCGGAAGCTTTTTAAGTGATCAGGAAGTTCGAAGTTGTTTAATGATTATGACAAATCATGATTACTATAACTTTATTGTAAAACTTTCGAAAAATCCTGATTTTAATAATACGGTCCCGATTACAGATAGAAAAATAGATGAGCAGTATTTATTAGAATTGATATTGAGATTGCTTGTTCCTGCTGTATTGGACGATAACAAAATAAATGCATACCAAGAAATTTCAGATTTATTAGATAAAATGACAATAAAATTATGTAAAGAAAATAGTAATAAGGGAGAAATAGAAGAAGCATTTAGTAAAACATTTAAATTACTTAACGAGACCGAAGGTGAAGGTGTATTTAAAACATTCAAAGACGGGCGTCACTCAGGACCTTTTCTTACGGCTGCTTATCAAGGAATTGCATATGGGGTATTCTGTAATATTAGCAACATAGGAAAGTTATCCAATAATAAAAAATGGCTTTCAGAAAAAATTTCGAATTTCTATAAAGAAGATACTTTTACGAAAAATATGAAACCTGGCACTAAATCTGTTCCAAGATTTAAAGATTTATCGAACTTCGGAAAGGTATTTTTCCGTCCATAA